AAAACGTAACCGAAAGCGGACGAAAAAGCTACCAAAAAGCTTAGCCTCGGTTTAAGAAGAACGAATAAATTCTTTGCGTAACTTATAAGTAAGTCGCTTAAAGATAAATTTTGTGAATTAGAATATTGCATACTCCCTTTTATTTTTCTTTTTCGTGCTATACACTACTTGTAAAAATATATAAAACTGAATCCCAAAAATCATACTACCTAGAACCAAATGAATAGGCTGCGCCCAAAAAGGCACAGCAAAATATGCCATTATGGTACCGGATAAGATTTCAAGAATAATTAAACTAATTAATATTTTTACATTTCTATAAATGATATCTAAACTGTTTTTTTGCTTAAATAATTCATACAGTAAGTAGAAATGAACAAGGGCAATAGCTATTGAGAATGATCTGTGAATGTAAAATTCTAGACCTAAACCTTCTATCCAACTACCCCTTAGAGCCTCTCCCAACCTAAGAGCTACCACATCGAGTGCTTCTCGCACCTGAGTACCAAGGACAATTTGTATAAGTATCATGACCATAGCCACAAGTAGAATTCTTGACAAATTTTTCGATTTGGCTACTTCTACCTTCTTTATGCTGCTCTTCTTATTAACAACAAAATAAAGTCCAGTTAAAACTGCAAGAATAACCATGGCTAGCATCATATGCACTGTGATCAACCAAGATAGTAGGTTTGTCGAAACTACAACCGAACCAATCCATCCTTGAATCAATACTAAGACCAAAGACGCAAAAGCTAAAGCAAAAATCGTTTTAGACTGCCTAACATACTTTAAAGAGCCTGCAACACATAGCACAATCAACAGACCGACCACTGCACCTAATAATCGATTTAGATATTCAGTCCAAGTCTTCGACACATTGAATTCTGCCTCTTCCTTAATTGATTCGTCCGCTAATATTGCCTGACCAATCTCAGAATACCCAAAGACATCTAAGTAACTAGCGAATTTTAAGTTTTTTTGGTGTCTGTATTCAGCATAAAAATCTTGATAATCTTCTGGCAACTGCTCTGCTGAAGTTGGTGGAACCCATTGACCAAAACATTTAGGCCAATCAGGACACCCCATGCCTGATCCGGTACTTCTGACAATACCCCCAGCTAGGATCAAAAGATAAACAGCTACTACCGTAACTGTAACTAAGTTCCGATAGTAGCTGCTTATCTTAAATGAGTTATTATGCGTTTGCTTTTGCATCAGCTGCTGGATCAACAACCTCTTTCTTCGCTAGTTCAACCTCATGGTCTAAATTAGACTCAGGAGTCTGAGACAAAGGAATATGCTGAGGAATAAAATCCTCCTTTGCACCTGGCTTACTATAATCATACGGCCATCTGTAAACTTTAGGAATTTCTCCAGGCCAATTACCATGACCAGGCTCAATAGGAGCAGTCCATTCTAAAGTATTTGATCTCCATGGATTTTGAGGTGCCTTCTTCCCTCTGTACATTGAATAAAAGAAATTGAACAAAAATAAGAACTGAGCAGCAACGGTAACGAAGGCTGCGACAGAAACAAACATATTCAAATCAGTATAGCTACTAAAAGCGTCAAAGTTAGTCCATGAATAATATCGTCTAGGGAATCCTGCAATACCAATGTAATGCATTGGGAAGAAAATCATGTAAACCCCTATGAAAGTCATCCAGAAGTGGATATGGCCAAGCTTTTCATCCATCATTCTACCAAACATCTTAGGGAACCAGTGATAAACACCTGCTAGCAAACCAAAGATTGATAAACTACCCATTACCAAGTGGAAATGTGCTACAACGAAATAAGTATCGTGTAACTGAATATCAATTACTGAATTTCCTAAGAAAATTCCAGTCAACCCTCCAGATATGAAGAATGAAACTAAACCAATTGAAAATAGTGTCGCTGGTGTAAATATGATGTTACCTTTCCAGAGTGTTGTTAAGTAATTAAATACTTTAACCGCTGAAGGAATTGCAATTATCAATGTTAAGAACATGAAAACTGAACCCAAGAAAGGATTCAAACCTGACACGAACATGTGGTGTGCCCACACTACAAATGATAAAACAGTTATCCCTAACATTGACCCAATCATAGCTCTATAACCGAAGATAGGTTTTCTTGAGTTAGTAGCAATCACCTCGGAAGTAATACCCAATGCAGGCAATAATACAATATAAACTTCAGGGTGTCCTAAAAACCAGAATAAGTGTTGATACAGAATTGGACTACCCCCCATGTTTGGCAATGCCTCCCCTCCGATGTAAATATCAGATAAGTAGAAAGAAGTACCGAAACTTCTATCAAACACTAATAATAAAGCTGCTGCAAACAAAACAGGGAATGATAACAAACCAATTACGGCAGTTAAGAAAAAAGCCCAAATCGTTAATGGTAATCTTGAGAAGGACATTCCCTCTGTTCTTAAGTTAATTACTGTAGTGATATAATTAATACCTCCCAATAGCATGGAAACAATAAAGAATACCATAGCTACTAGCCATAAAGTCATTCCCAGCCCTGAACCTTGGATTGCCTGTGGTAATGCACTTAATGGTGGGTATACCACCCAACCACCTGCAGCTGGACCTGTTTCTATAAAAATTGATGACATCATTACCACACTAGATGCAAAAAAGAACCAATATGACAACATATTCATAAATCCTGAGGCCATATCTCGGGCCCCAATCTGCAATGGTATTAAATAGTTACTGAATGTCCCACTTAAACCAGCTGTTAAAACAAAGAATACCATAATGGTACCATGCATCGTTACTAAGGCAAGGTAAAATTCCGGATCTAACTGCCCAGCTTCGGATATCCATCCGCCAAGAAGTGGTCTTAACCAACCTAAATCCATATCAGGGAAGCCTAACTGAAGTCGGAAAATAACTGACATTCCAACACCGATTAACCCCCACAGAATTCCAGTAATCAGGAATTGCTTACCAATCATTTTATGATCAGTAGTAAAAATATATTTAGAAATAAAGCCTTGTTCGTGGTCATGGTGCTCATCATGATGAACTTCCTGACTTAAATTTGCTTCTGCCGTTGTTGACATAACTTTATGATTTAATTTTTTAGTCTAACTTCTTGTTATCAATTCCTGTTTTCAAAAGTGCTAATTCTTTCAAATCTTCTGGCACCTTAGTTAAATATTCAGGATTCCTTTTTAAGAAAGATTCCTGTTCTGCATACCACTCTTGGTATTCCTCAGGTGTGTCTACAATAAGGGTTAATCTCATGGAATTATGACCTCTCCCACAAACCTCAGTACAAGCTATTTCATAATTAAATTCAGGATCATTTAATTCCTCCCTCATTTCTTCGGTTGTTTTGGTCGCTGTAAAGGTAAAAGATGTTGGCATCCCTGGTACTGCATCCATTTTCAACCGGAAATGAGGTGCAAAAACGCTATGCAATACATCTCTCGCTCTAATATTGAAAGTCACAGGCTCGCCTTTTGGTATATGCATTTCACGAGGAATAAAATCATCATACGCTGCTTTATCGTTAAAATCAATACCAAAACTATTTGTAGCTTCTATTACTCGATAATCTGTATTACCTAACTCTCCATCAAGGCCTGGATAGCGTACTCCCCAAGCAAACTGATAACCCATAATTTCTAGATTATTTGTGTTTTCAGGAGCTGGTGCAGTAATATCAGTCCACACTCTCCAACCTGTAAAAACTAATACAGCTAACACTACTGCAGGAACAAAAGTCCAAATAACCTCTAATTTATTATTCTCAGGATAAAAAAGTGCCTTGGAATTCTCTTTATATTGATACTTCCAAGAAAAATAAAACAGTAAAATTTGAGTAATTACAAAGACAACACCGGTTACTGCCATAGTAACCCAAAACATCCACTCATATTCAACCCCGTGCTCTGATGCAACGGGTAAATTATAATTTTCAAACTCTTTGAAAGAATACCAGAAAAACAAGAAACCAGTTCCGAGTAAAAAAACGATAAACATGGCCCCATTAATTTTATTAGAACTAGATTCTTTCTTTTCTCCATCTCCCTTCGCGACACTTATTAAGGCCGAAATTCTGAAGATAAAGAACAAAATTGCTAATAAAAGTACTACTCCTAAACCTATAGCTAAATTGAACATATATATTACTGTTACTAAATTAAATTAAAATACATGGTGATGTTCTGCTTCTTTCAACATTGGGTGATTTTTGGCCACCAATGAAGACTTAGATAATCCAGTTAACGCAACAAATAAGAATGCAACTCCGAAGATGATCGCCATTCCGATTTCTAACAAACCAAATCCTCCATTTTCTTTCATTACTGCTGGGGTTACCATCAGATAAAAATCAAACCAATGACCGATAAGAACCACAATTGTTACGATTTTCAAGAAAACAGTATGTCTTTTTGAATCTCTTGGCATGAAAACCAAGAATGGAAAGAAAAAGTTTAAAATCAAGTTAACAAAAAACACAATACTGTAATGATCACTAGTAAGTCTTTCAATAAAGTATACAGTTTCCTCTGGAATGTTAGAATAATAGATCAACATAAATTGAGAAAACCATATGTAGGTCCAGAAAATAGAGAATGCAAAAACAAATTTCCCTAAGTCATGTAGAACCCCTGTATTTACAATTTTCAAATATCCGTTCTCCTTAAGAATTACTGTTATCAAAGTGATAGCCGCTAAAGCAGTAACCCACCATGAAGCAAATACATACCATCCGAACATGGTAGAGAACCAATGCGTATCAATTGATAGTATCCAATCCCAGGCAGAAGTAGAAGAAGTGACAGCAAAGAATACGATAAAGCCTGCTGAGATACCCCTTAACTTGTAATAATATTTTTCACCTCCGTTTAAATCTTCCTCTAAAGACTTTTTACGAATCCAACGGAACATTAAGAACCATACCACAAAATAAACAACTAGTCTGGCCAAGAAGAAAGGTGTATTCAAGTACCCCTCTTTACCCGCAATAATAGAGTCATATCTTGGATCGTTAACATCATACAAATATTCATGAGTCCAGTGGAAAATATCATGCCCTCCTACTAAAAATATAACCAAAGTTAAAAGACCGCCTATAGGCAACCAGTTACCGAAGGACATTGGAATCCGTATTAAAGCAGCAGACCAGCCAGCTTGAGCAACATATTGGATGGCCACGAAAAAGACTCCAAGAAGGGCCAGACCAACAAAATACATATTATTAATCCAAAGATTGGCATAAATTCTTTTCAACCAACTAGGA
This is a stretch of genomic DNA from Marivirga harenae. It encodes these proteins:
- a CDS encoding COX15/CtaA family protein, whose amino-acid sequence is MQKQTHNNSFKISSYYRNLVTVTVVAVYLLILAGGIVRSTGSGMGCPDWPKCFGQWVPPTSAEQLPEDYQDFYAEYRHQKNLKFASYLDVFGYSEIGQAILADESIKEEAEFNVSKTWTEYLNRLLGAVVGLLIVLCVAGSLKYVRQSKTIFALAFASLVLVLIQGWIGSVVVSTNLLSWLITVHMMLAMVILAVLTGLYFVVNKKSSIKKVEVAKSKNLSRILLVAMVMILIQIVLGTQVREALDVVALRLGEALRGSWIEGLGLEFYIHRSFSIAIALVHFYLLYELFKQKNSLDIIYRNVKILISLIILEILSGTIMAYFAVPFWAQPIHLVLGSMIFGIQFYIFLQVVYSTKKKNKREYAIF
- a CDS encoding cytochrome c oxidase subunit II → MFNLAIGLGVVLLLAILFFIFRISALISVAKGDGEKKESSSNKINGAMFIVFLLGTGFLFFWYSFKEFENYNLPVASEHGVEYEWMFWVTMAVTGVVFVITQILLFYFSWKYQYKENSKALFYPENNKLEVIWTFVPAVVLAVLVFTGWRVWTDITAPAPENTNNLEIMGYQFAWGVRYPGLDGELGNTDYRVIEATNSFGIDFNDKAAYDDFIPREMHIPKGEPVTFNIRARDVLHSVFAPHFRLKMDAVPGMPTSFTFTATKTTEEMREELNDPEFNYEIACTEVCGRGHNSMRLTLIVDTPEEYQEWYAEQESFLKRNPEYLTKVPEDLKELALLKTGIDNKKLD
- a CDS encoding cytochrome c oxidase subunit I codes for the protein MSTTAEANLSQEVHHDEHHDHEQGFISKYIFTTDHKMIGKQFLITGILWGLIGVGMSVIFRLQLGFPDMDLGWLRPLLGGWISEAGQLDPEFYLALVTMHGTIMVFFVLTAGLSGTFSNYLIPLQIGARDMASGFMNMLSYWFFFASSVVMMSSIFIETGPAAGGWVVYPPLSALPQAIQGSGLGMTLWLVAMVFFIVSMLLGGINYITTVINLRTEGMSFSRLPLTIWAFFLTAVIGLLSFPVLFAAALLLVFDRSFGTSFYLSDIYIGGEALPNMGGSPILYQHLFWFLGHPEVYIVLLPALGITSEVIATNSRKPIFGYRAMIGSMLGITVLSFVVWAHHMFVSGLNPFLGSVFMFLTLIIAIPSAVKVFNYLTTLWKGNIIFTPATLFSIGLVSFFISGGLTGIFLGNSVIDIQLHDTYFVVAHFHLVMGSLSIFGLLAGVYHWFPKMFGRMMDEKLGHIHFWMTFIGVYMIFFPMHYIGIAGFPRRYYSWTNFDAFSSYTDLNMFVSVAAFVTVAAQFLFLFNFFYSMYRGKKAPQNPWRSNTLEWTAPIEPGHGNWPGEIPKVYRWPYDYSKPGAKEDFIPQHIPLSQTPESNLDHEVELAKKEVVDPAADAKANA
- a CDS encoding quinol:cytochrome C oxidoreductase — protein: MAEEKFEFTSKAKKTLSILAIVGLVLFGLGTFFASTTDHSEEAGHAQEMHDGAIMSDGNEGAHVTEDGDQNHLEGAEAHGGEHAGNPSWLKRIYANLWINNMYFVGLALLGVFFVAIQYVAQAGWSAALIRIPMSFGNWLPIGGLLTLVIFLVGGHDIFHWTHEYLYDVNDPRYDSIIAGKEGYLNTPFFLARLVVYFVVWFLMFRWIRKKSLEEDLNGGEKYYYKLRGISAGFIVFFAVTSSTSAWDWILSIDTHWFSTMFGWYVFASWWVTALAAITLITVILKENGYLKIVNTGVLHDLGKFVFAFSIFWTYIWFSQFMLIYYSNIPEETVYFIERLTSDHYSIVFFVNLILNFFFPFLVFMPRDSKRHTVFLKIVTIVVLIGHWFDFYLMVTPAVMKENGGFGLLEIGMAIIFGVAFLFVALTGLSKSSLVAKNHPMLKEAEHHHVF